A region from the Gossypium hirsutum isolate 1008001.06 chromosome A08, Gossypium_hirsutum_v2.1, whole genome shotgun sequence genome encodes:
- the LOC107891679 gene encoding uncharacterized protein — protein MGYGPHRIVWKALWKLDTLPKIRVFSWRVGHEILPTNVKIASIRNGFAKGCQRCGAEAETLLHARKDCPTSREVLSLAGWSERMVSKNYDYCINWLEDMMRVLDKKVMADLMVLLWNYCNNRNNFIFRGKEEEATVIWERARALIEDFRICNLLKEPLLSSNVEAKKWKKPPKGFVKVNFDATVGTNSVGYGAIVRDDDGFILGGGGFIETRLSVLEAESVAFEKSIQLATKLNIKKDVIFETDNTALVNKLRNIGTDITVLGACIKNYTAAFESFNFAYLIWTTRACNKVADFICTKMCREKMTWFFEKDYPNEIHNDVITDVTYVVGQICPIPKLQHRDGIEGKLEQDRRNERKNRRVRGVAAKLRDADPIFRSKRGSLERAALPCATPSQK, from the coding sequence ATGGGGTACGGACCTCATAGAATAGTTTGGAAAGCTCTCTGGAAACTTGATACATTGCCGAAAATCCGGGTTTTCTCCTGGCGGGTGGGGCACGAGATTCTCCCGACAAATGTCAAAATTGCCTCTATTAGAAATGGCTTTGCTAAAGGATGCCAAAGGTGCGGAGCTGAAGCTGAAACTCTTCTTCATGCGCGGAAGGATTGCCCAACATCACGTGAGGTCCTTTCGCTGGCAGGGTGGTCCGAGCGAATGGTTTCAAAGAATTACGACTACTGTATTAATTGGCTTGAGGATATGATGAGGGTTCTCGACAAGAAAGTTATGGCCGACCTTATGGTTTTACTATGGAATTACTGCAACAATAGAAATAATTTCATTTTCAGGGGAAAAGAAGAGGAGGCTACGGTCATTTGGGAGAGGGCTAGAGCTCTGATCGAAGATTTTCGCATTTGTAACCTGTTAAAGGAGCCACTTTTATCATCTAATGTTGAGGCTAAGAAATGGAAAAAACCTCCGAAGGGATTTGTTAAAGTCAACTTCGACGCAACCGTGGGGACAAATAGTGTGGGGTACGGGGCGATTGTGAGGGATGATGATGGTTTCATATTGGGCGGTGGGGGCTTTATTGAAACACGATTGTCAGTGCTTGAAGCTGAATCTGTGGCGTTCGAAAAGAGCATCCAGCTGGCGACCAAGCTGAATATTAAGAAAGATGTGATATTTGAAACGGATAATACGGCTTTGGTCAACAAATTGAGGAATATTGGTACGGATATCACTGTTCTTGGCGCGTGCATCAAAAATTACACTGCTGCTTTCGAGAGCTTCAATTTTGCCTATTTAATTTGGACTACTAGGGCTTGTAATAAAGTAGCAGATTTTATATGTACAAAAATGTGTAGAGAGAAAATGACGTGGTTTTTTGAGAAGGATTATCCAAATGAAATCCACAATGATGTAATTACTGATGTTACGTATGTAGTGGGCCAAATTTGCCCAATACCGAAACTGCAACACCGCGATGGAATTGAgggcaagcttgagcaagatagaagaaatgaaaggaaaaatagaagagtTAGAGGCGTCGCTGCAAAACTGCGAGATGCGGATCCAATTTTTCGAAGCAAACGAGGATCGTTGGAAAGAGCAGCTTTACCATGCGCAACACCAAGTCAGAAATAG